The following coding sequences lie in one Candidatus Zixiibacteriota bacterium genomic window:
- the smpB gene encoding SsrA-binding protein SmpB produces MAEDQSNIKVITTNRKAYHEYHILEKFEAGLELKGAEVKSIRQGKVSISEAYAAVEDSQVWVHSMRINPYEQASFEKHDPDRKKRLLLNKREIRKLRTKTLERGLTIVPLRLYFRGKYAKLEIGLARGKKMYDKREALKRKDDQRQIQRGMRERY; encoded by the coding sequence ATGGCCGAGGATCAATCAAACATAAAGGTAATCACGACCAATCGCAAAGCCTACCATGAATACCATATTCTGGAGAAGTTCGAGGCCGGTCTGGAACTGAAAGGTGCCGAAGTGAAATCGATTCGGCAGGGCAAAGTTTCGATCTCGGAGGCGTATGCCGCGGTGGAGGACAGCCAGGTATGGGTCCATTCCATGAGGATCAACCCGTACGAGCAGGCCTCGTTTGAAAAACATGATCCCGACCGCAAAAAGAGGCTATTATTAAATAAGCGAGAGATCCGCAAACTGCGTACAAAAACACTCGAGCGCGGGCTGACAATCGTACCCCTGAGACTATACTTCAGGGGCAAGTACGCCAAGCTCGAAATCGGCCTGGCACGGGGTAAAAAGATGTACGATAAACGTGAAGCCTTAAAGCGCAAGGATGATCAGCGCCAGATCCAGAGAGGTATGCGGGAACGCTACTGA